From the Pseudorca crassidens isolate mPseCra1 chromosome 18, mPseCra1.hap1, whole genome shotgun sequence genome, one window contains:
- the DLEU7 gene encoding leukemia-associated protein 7, producing MASPAPLVASISHQMVALHTLQLLQQEWGWGDGPGAPGSPRDLDHVSAAPERRSDPRLARAGQGRGEEGGGKGARNVGSGARASSPEVEVVRGAEGGAELLPLPRGRGPCTLAQMAMRSALARVVDSTSELVSVEQTLLGPLQQERSIPIHLKDSVEFRNICSHLALQIEGQQFDRDLSAAHQCLKMIVKKLIQSLANLPSDAHMVACASLRQILQNLPDI from the exons ATGGCTAGCCCCGCGCCCTTAGTGGCCTCCATCAGCCACCAAATGGTGGCTCTGCACACCCTGCAGCTTCTGCagcaggagtggggctggggggatggTCCGGGCGCCCCCGGGAGCCCACGCGACCTGGACCACGTGTCCGCCGCCCCAGAGCGTCGCTCAGACCCACGGCTGGCCCGTGCCGGGCAGGGGCGTGGGGAGGAAGGCGGGGGCAAGGGGGCCAGGAACGTGGGGTCCGGGGCGCGGGCGAGCTCCCCCGAGGTGGAAGTGGTGCGAGGCGCCGAGGGGGGCGCGGAACTGCTGCCCTTACCCCGGGGTCGCGGGCCCTGCACCCTGGCCCAGATGGCGATGCGCAGCGCGCTGGCCCGCGTGGTGGACTCGACCTCGGAGCTGGTCAGCGTGGAGCAGACGCTGCTGGGCCCCCTCCAGCAGGAGCGGTCCATCCCCATCCACCTGAAG GACAGTGTTGAGTTTAGAAACATCTGCAGTCATTTGGCTCTACAGATTGAAGGACAGCAGTTTGACAGAGATTTGAGTGCTGCTCACCAGTGTTTGAAGATGATAGTCAAGAAGCTGATTCAGTCTCTTGCTAATCTTCCTTCGGATGCCCACATGGTAGCCTGTGCTTCCTTGAGACAGATCTTACAGAATCTCCCAGACATATGA